One genomic window of Clostridioides sp. ES-S-0054-01 includes the following:
- a CDS encoding helix-turn-helix domain-containing protein translates to MYPNQAQREIIEKSFGCSRFVYNHMLVLKKKYKWLKEVDSTSLQSTIDDLDSAYKNFFRETKIRNLKTC, encoded by the coding sequence ATATATCCAAATCAAGCTCAAAGAGAAATAATAGAAAAATCTTTTGGATGTTCAAGATTTGTATATAATCACATGTTAGTACTTAAAAAAAAATATAAATGGCTTAAAGAAGTTGATTCAACCAGTTTACAATCTACTATTGATGATTTGGATAGTGCATATAAAAACTTCTTTAGAGAAACTAAAATTAGAAATTTAAAAACCTGCTAA
- a CDS encoding UvrD-helicase domain-containing protein, with amino-acid sequence MSQYININSQLDALKLKEFEKLFYENINKDVKVVPKVTPFKGINTDLLYVKDGRILFIKFMDTTEDIFFILEEELLEVMNEEYELLKLKMGQKNRNISYNYVYIMPYVEVEETYEFEEFINNNIIDKSKLQDIMSKGSLDEYLSEKNDEINLNLFLLDICSEYYIINDKLHLNEKFKKISFYNDDYKYTATMMEEVQIKDAISIKYGNTLIEGGSGIGKTAIMLSRAIKLAKVYPHHKLIIFTHTKQLCNELRERIELLYKDNNNLEVHTFSSFIFKLAKKFNLIVDYNMLKNDYEKTFNNLVKQAQNIIKNKNMFKAIFIDEAESFLEYEVDFIREFLYKTKFIFNVCSCNSLNISNRLNIFKTLYTGIEFDDKIILSKNYRQAKEIVDFTNKFSNNSNSYINELRPNTKFSTFFYTKALRGGSKSVDIIKVSDLDDQISSVIWEIEYLISKKGLDYSEVAIVYPYNKKKLKSGKTIYFQYMLKKALEEAKIPYICAEDNLTNISKKVGTTIANIYAIKNLEYKAVIVCELEMLYNQTINDIEQDYQVNDFVGDLNKVYLAMSRATDYLSIVTTFNEEASDIIRLITESKDI; translated from the coding sequence GTGAGCCAATACATAAATATAAATTCTCAGTTAGACGCCCTAAAATTGAAGGAATTCGAGAAACTATTTTACGAAAATATCAATAAGGACGTTAAAGTAGTGCCAAAAGTTACTCCTTTTAAAGGAATAAATACTGACTTGTTGTATGTTAAAGATGGAAGAATTTTATTTATAAAGTTTATGGATACAACAGAAGATATATTTTTTATTTTGGAAGAAGAGTTACTTGAAGTTATGAATGAGGAATATGAACTTTTGAAACTAAAAATGGGACAAAAGAATAGGAATATAAGTTATAACTACGTTTACATTATGCCATACGTTGAAGTTGAAGAAACATATGAGTTTGAAGAATTTATCAATAACAATATAATAGATAAAAGTAAGCTTCAAGATATAATGAGTAAAGGTTCGCTAGATGAATATCTTAGTGAAAAAAATGATGAAATAAACTTAAATTTATTTTTATTAGATATATGTTCAGAGTACTATATAATAAATGATAAACTTCATCTAAATGAGAAATTTAAAAAAATTTCCTTCTACAATGATGACTATAAGTATACAGCAACCATGATGGAAGAAGTTCAAATTAAAGATGCTATCTCTATTAAATATGGGAATACGCTTATTGAAGGTGGTTCTGGTATAGGCAAAACAGCAATTATGCTTTCTAGAGCTATAAAACTAGCAAAAGTATATCCACATCATAAATTAATCATATTTACACATACAAAGCAATTGTGCAATGAGCTTCGAGAGAGAATAGAGTTATTATACAAAGATAATAACAATTTAGAAGTTCACACATTTAGCTCTTTTATATTTAAACTAGCTAAAAAATTCAACTTAATTGTAGACTATAACATGTTAAAAAATGATTACGAAAAGACCTTTAATAATCTTGTAAAGCAAGCACAGAACATTATAAAAAATAAAAATATGTTCAAGGCTATTTTTATCGATGAAGCAGAAAGTTTTTTAGAGTATGAAGTAGATTTTATAAGAGAGTTTTTATACAAAACAAAATTCATATTTAATGTGTGTTCTTGTAACTCTTTAAATATCTCTAATAGATTGAATATATTTAAAACATTATATACTGGTATAGAGTTTGATGATAAGATTATCTTAAGTAAAAATTATAGACAAGCTAAAGAGATTGTCGATTTTACAAATAAATTTTCAAATAATTCTAACTCATATATCAACGAATTAAGACCAAATACAAAGTTTAGTACTTTCTTTTATACTAAAGCACTTAGAGGTGGTAGTAAGTCTGTCGATATAATAAAGGTAAGTGACCTTGATGACCAAATAAGTTCTGTAATATGGGAAATTGAGTATTTAATAAGCAAAAAAGGTCTTGATTATTCTGAAGTTGCTATTGTCTATCCCTATAATAAGAAGAAATTAAAAAGTGGAAAAACTATTTATTTCCAATACATGTTAAAAAAAGCATTGGAAGAGGCAAAAATTCCTTATATATGTGCAGAAGATAACTTGACAAATATAAGTAAGAAGGTAGGAACTACAATAGCAAATATATATGCAATAAAAAATTTAGAATATAAAGCAGTAATAGTATGTGAATTAGAAATGTTATATAATCAAACTATAAATGATATTGAGCAAGATTATCAAGTAAATGATTTTGTAGGAGATTTAAATAAGGTATATTTAGCTATGAGTAGAGCAACTGATTACTTAAGTATAGTAACGACTTTTAATGAAGAAGCAAGTGATATAATAAGGCTTATAACAGAATCAAAAGATATTTAG
- the lepB gene encoding signal peptidase I, protein MSVKKEIFDWIKSIAMAIVLAFVILQFIRPSIVSGESMYPTLDDKDYLILNRISYKVGKPEKGDIVVFKTNLVDGETGKKKDLIKRVIATEGDSIKISNSKVYVNGKLLNEPYIHNNYTSGDIDTVVPKGKLFTMGDNRENSNDSRFPDVGMVDEDEILGKVMVRLLPLDNIGKVE, encoded by the coding sequence ATGAGTGTTAAAAAAGAAATATTTGATTGGATTAAGTCAATAGCTATGGCTATTGTGCTTGCATTTGTAATCCTACAGTTTATAAGACCTTCTATTGTCAGTGGAGAATCAATGTACCCTACTTTAGATGATAAAGATTATCTGATTTTAAATAGAATATCATACAAAGTTGGCAAACCTGAGAAAGGTGATATTGTAGTTTTTAAAACCAATTTAGTTGACGGAGAGACAGGAAAGAAAAAAGACTTAATAAAAAGAGTCATAGCTACTGAAGGTGATAGCATAAAAATATCAAATTCCAAAGTATATGTAAATGGAAAATTATTAAATGAGCCATATATACACAATAATTATACTTCTGGAGATATAGATACTGTTGTTCCAAAAGGTAAACTATTTACAATGGGAGATAATAGAGAAAATAGTAATGATAGTAGATTCCCTGATGTAGGTATGGTTGATGAGGATGAAATTCTTGGTAAAGTCATGGTAAGACTATTACCTCTTGATAATATTGGAAAAGTAGAATAG
- a CDS encoding undecaprenyl-diphosphate phosphatase: METFSLLEVFKAVILGIVQGITEWLPVSSTGHMILINEFIKLNFSNTFINTFLVVIQFGSILAVLVIFFRKLNPFDSSKNIKQKKETVRLWLKVIIAVIPSGVIGILFEDDIDRVFFNSTVVAIALIVYGIIMIGLEKRNKRPKYKDFSQVTYKLALCIGLFQCLALIPGTSRSGSTIIGAVLLGTSRYVAAEFSFFLAIPTMLGASALKLLKAGFGFTGFEWLILGVGSVVAFVVSIVVIKFFMDYIKKHDFKVFGYYRIVLGIVVLAYFFLL, encoded by the coding sequence TTGGAAACATTTAGTTTACTTGAAGTTTTTAAGGCAGTCATTTTGGGCATAGTTCAAGGAATCACAGAATGGCTACCAGTAAGTAGTACAGGGCATATGATATTAATTAATGAGTTTATAAAATTGAATTTTTCAAATACATTTATAAATACATTTTTGGTTGTAATTCAATTTGGTTCAATATTAGCTGTACTTGTTATATTTTTTAGAAAGTTAAATCCTTTTGATAGTTCAAAAAATATTAAACAGAAAAAAGAAACAGTTCGTTTATGGCTTAAGGTTATAATTGCAGTTATACCATCTGGAGTTATTGGAATACTGTTTGAAGATGATATAGACAGAGTATTCTTTAATTCAACAGTAGTTGCTATTGCTCTTATTGTATATGGTATAATAATGATAGGGCTTGAAAAGAGAAATAAAAGACCTAAGTATAAAGATTTTTCTCAAGTTACATATAAATTAGCTCTTTGTATAGGATTATTCCAATGTCTAGCTCTTATACCAGGTACATCTAGGTCTGGTTCTACTATAATAGGTGCAGTATTACTTGGTACTTCTAGATATGTAGCAGCAGAATTTTCATTCTTCCTAGCTATCCCTACAATGCTTGGAGCTAGTGCATTAAAACTTCTAAAAGCTGGATTTGGATTTACTGGATTTGAATGGCTTATTTTAGGCGTTGGTTCTGTAGTAGCATTTGTTGTTTCAATTGTAGTTATTAAATTTTTTATGGACTATATCAAAAAACATGACTTCAAAGTATTTGGTTATTATAGAATAGTCTTGGGTATAGTTGTTCTTGCTTATTTCTTTCTATTATAA
- a CDS encoding tyrosine-type recombinase/integrase — MYSTKILDDYEYETFNVFSTKLNPNTKHDYLSKVMLFKEFLKGKELIYATKEDCKNFVDYIQTKYAKSTCEKIYSYLHSFYNFLKKEGYIDINPFRYVEKPTVTRIKTKDDVLSIQEINKLIGILPKLNIRDRVIIVCLVTTGCLLNELVSLKWKDLMVDEYDNSYVRLGKGRKERVVKLHPYFFKLLEDYRNYSGLPEVIIPSDDFIFTTQKSNSITDRNVRLIVKKALDLAGLSQYSARDFRHSFAAISLRLGADESDVKNQLGWSDKYYAIRYKYVLNFVDSEIVDYLIEKENLDINKK; from the coding sequence ATGTATAGTACAAAAATACTAGATGATTATGAGTACGAAACCTTTAATGTTTTTTCTACAAAATTAAACCCAAACACAAAACACGATTATTTATCAAAGGTTATGTTATTTAAAGAGTTCTTAAAAGGGAAAGAATTAATTTATGCGACAAAAGAAGACTGTAAAAATTTTGTAGACTATATACAGACTAAATATGCGAAATCAACTTGTGAAAAGATATATAGTTATTTACATAGTTTTTATAACTTCTTAAAAAAAGAAGGATACATAGATATAAATCCATTTAGATATGTAGAAAAACCAACAGTAACAAGAATAAAAACAAAAGATGATGTTCTAAGTATACAAGAAATAAATAAACTTATAGGCATTTTACCAAAATTGAATATAAGAGATAGAGTAATAATAGTCTGTCTAGTTACTACTGGGTGCTTATTAAATGAATTAGTTAGCTTAAAGTGGAAAGACCTTATGGTAGATGAATATGATAACTCTTATGTAAGGTTAGGTAAGGGAAGAAAAGAAAGAGTAGTTAAATTACATCCGTACTTTTTTAAACTTTTAGAAGATTATAGGAATTATTCTGGACTTCCAGAGGTAATAATACCTAGTGATGACTTTATTTTTACAACTCAAAAAAGTAATTCTATAACAGATAGAAATGTCAGACTTATAGTCAAAAAAGCATTAGATTTAGCAGGACTTTCCCAATATTCAGCAAGAGACTTTAGACATTCATTTGCAGCAATAAGTTTAAGACTTGGCGCAGATGAGAGTGATGTGAAAAACCAGCTTGGGTGGAGTGATAAATACTATGCAATTAGATATAAGTATGTGTTAAATTTTGTTGATAGTGAAATAGTAGATTATCTGATTGAAAAAGAAAATTTAGATATAAATAAAAAATAG